The following proteins are co-located in the Vigna unguiculata cultivar IT97K-499-35 chromosome 9, ASM411807v1, whole genome shotgun sequence genome:
- the LOC114162285 gene encoding mitochondrial substrate carrier family protein E, with amino-acid sequence MAVQSITSKEAQVSKRVSHDHFFLWREFVWGAVAGAFGEGMMHPVDTIKTRLQSQAILNGLQNQKNILQMVRYVWQVDGLKGFYRGAIPGITGSLATGATYFGVIESTKKWIEDSHPSLRGHWANFIAGAIGDTLGSFVYVPCEVIKQRMQVQGTLTSWSSVAVKNGNAIKPGPQIYGYYTGMIHAGFSIWKTQGLKGLYAGYFSTLARDVPFAGLMVMFYEGLKDVKEYVEQRGISSPNWRVNHSLEGLVLGGLAGGLSAYLTTPLDVVKTRLQVQGSTLRYTGWLDAMCSIWAAEGTKGIFRGSIPRIAWYIPASALTFMAVEFLRDHFNERVPNDKLRDVPRLSVDKKSLQEVA; translated from the exons ATGGCGGTTCAGAGTATCACATCCAAGGAGGCACAAGTTTCGAAGAGGGTTTCGCATGACCATTTCTTTT TATGGAGAGAGTTTGTGTGGGGAGCTGTTGCTGGTGCTTTTGGAGAAGGAATGATGCATCCGGTGGATACCATTAAAACCCGACTACAAAGTCAAGCTATTTTAAATGGACTTCAG AACCAGAAAAACATATTGCAGATGGTGCGATATGTCTGGCAGGTTGATGGACTAAAAG GCTTTTACAGGGGTGCAATACCTGGCATTACTGGATCTCTTGCGACTGGTGCAACATATTTTGGTGTCATAGAGTCCACGAAAAAGTGGATTGAGGATTCACATCCTAGTCTTAGGGGCCACTGGGCGAATTTCATTGCTGGAGCTATTG GAGACACTCTAGGTTCTTTTGTGTATGTTCCATGTGAAGTGATAAAGCAACGCATGCAGGTTCAAGGCACACTTACGTCTTGGAGTTCGGTTGCTGTGAAAAATGGCAATGCAATTAAGCCTGGCCCACAAATATATGGTTATTATACAGGGATGATCCACGCAGGCTTCTCAATATGGAAAACACAGGGATTAAAGGGTTTATATGCAGG ATATTTTTCTACTCTGGCAAGGGATGTTCCGTTTGCTGGACTAATG GTCATGTTCTATGAAGGTTTGAAAGACGTTAAAGAATATGTAGAGCAAAGAGGGATATCCAGCCCAAATTGGCGTGTTAACCATTCATTAGAGGGACTGGTTTTAGGAGGATTAGCGGGTG GTCTCAGCGCATATCTTACTACTCCTTTGGATGTTGTGAAAACAAGACTGCAAGTGCAGGGTTCAACTTTGAG GTATACTGGTTGGTTGGATGCAATGTGCAGCATATGGGCCGCAGAAGGCACGAAGGGAATTTTTAGGGGTAGCATCCCCAGGATTGCATGGTACATTCCGGCTTCAGCACTTACATTCATGGCTGTGGAATTTCTCAGAGATCATTTCAATGAAAGAGTGCCCAATGATAAGTTGCGAGATGTTCCCAGATTATCAGTAGACAAGAAATCACTTCAGGAGGTTGCTTAG